In a single window of the Luteibacter rhizovicinus DSM 16549 genome:
- a CDS encoding methyl-accepting chemotaxis protein, which translates to MSQGRTSMFQLSSLTIRAKLIAGLSACSLLMLGIGLIGAHGERNININTLDIYQGDLIPILHITDARQSVHADETALDEMLLKRNPSAVDATRTRIESDKSSADAAWAAYYPMISSDVEREAADAVVGLRRKLDDLNQQALTAAAKGDFDPAHSVASADYVATLKSFSERIGILYAENLGQARDSYESSQVAYRRTLIVSAIAIVAGLLIALLLLVALIRAVATPIRQAAALADAIASGELNHVVNVTRHDEVGHLLLALGRMDEQLTGIVREVRRGAQTVDGAARQLAQGNDDLSSRAQEQASSLEETASAMEEMTTSVQQNATHARDAASLAASALQSAHAGQEVTREAALAMHAVEASSHRVVDVISLIDELAFQTNLLALNAAVEAARAGSEGRGFAVVAAEVRRLAQRSAASAKEIRVLISDVSDKVTHGNALVGLSASALQDLVEQVRRTGVLVEEIATASAEQSAGIEQVDGTVALLDEATQHTAALVEEAAASSRSLQEQAAELLARVDFFRIRGAVGD; encoded by the coding sequence ATGTCGCAAGGCCGAACCTCGATGTTCCAGCTTTCCAGCCTCACCATTCGCGCCAAACTGATTGCCGGGCTATCCGCTTGTTCACTGCTCATGCTCGGCATCGGTCTGATCGGCGCACACGGCGAACGCAACATCAACATCAATACACTCGACATCTATCAGGGCGACCTGATTCCGATCCTGCATATCACCGACGCACGGCAAAGCGTTCACGCCGACGAAACCGCCCTCGACGAGATGCTCTTGAAGCGGAACCCCTCCGCGGTCGACGCAACACGCACACGTATCGAAAGCGACAAGTCGTCCGCCGATGCGGCCTGGGCCGCCTACTACCCGATGATCTCGTCGGATGTCGAACGAGAAGCCGCCGACGCCGTCGTCGGCCTCCGTCGAAAACTCGATGACCTGAATCAACAGGCGCTCACGGCCGCCGCCAAAGGGGACTTCGATCCCGCACATTCGGTGGCAAGTGCGGATTACGTCGCCACACTAAAGAGCTTCAGTGAGCGGATCGGCATCCTTTACGCCGAAAACCTGGGTCAGGCGCGCGATTCGTATGAAAGCTCGCAAGTGGCGTACCGCAGGACCCTCATCGTCTCGGCCATCGCGATCGTCGCGGGGCTTCTCATTGCCCTGCTCCTCCTCGTCGCCTTGATACGCGCCGTGGCGACACCGATCAGGCAGGCCGCCGCCCTCGCCGACGCCATCGCCTCCGGTGAACTCAATCACGTGGTGAACGTGACACGCCACGACGAGGTCGGCCATCTGCTGCTCGCCCTGGGACGAATGGACGAGCAGCTCACCGGTATCGTCCGCGAGGTACGTCGCGGCGCACAGACGGTCGACGGCGCAGCGCGCCAACTCGCCCAGGGCAACGACGACTTATCGAGCCGCGCGCAGGAGCAAGCGTCGTCCCTGGAGGAAACGGCCTCCGCCATGGAGGAGATGACGACCTCAGTCCAACAGAACGCGACGCATGCCAGGGATGCGGCCTCGCTGGCGGCATCCGCCCTGCAAAGCGCACATGCCGGCCAGGAAGTCACCCGCGAGGCAGCGCTCGCGATGCATGCGGTCGAGGCATCGAGTCACCGTGTCGTCGATGTCATCAGCCTCATCGACGAGCTCGCATTTCAGACCAATCTTCTTGCCTTGAACGCGGCTGTCGAAGCTGCGCGGGCGGGATCGGAAGGCCGCGGCTTCGCGGTCGTCGCAGCGGAGGTCCGGCGGCTGGCGCAGCGTTCCGCCGCATCGGCGAAGGAGATCCGCGTGCTGATTTCCGATGTGAGCGACAAGGTCACCCACGGCAACGCGCTGGTCGGCCTGTCGGCGAGCGCGCTGCAGGATCTCGTCGAGCAGGTACGTCGCACGGGCGTGCTCGTCGAAGAGATTGCCACCGCCAGCGCCGAGCAATCCGCAGGCATCGAACAGGTGGACGGCACGGTCGCGCTGCTCGACGAAGCCACGCAGCATACGGCGGCACTGGTCGAGGAAGCCGCCGCGTCGAGCCGCTCGCTCCAGGAGCAGGCGGCCGAGCTGCTTGCACGGGTCGACTTCTTCCGGATTCGGGGAGCCGTCGGGGATTGA
- a CDS encoding 6-phospho-beta-glucosidase: protein MNEAAEALGAAEMVLYDPDPARLRIMVDLGKAVVRRFGGGLRLRGATSLEDTIEGADFVLNSVRIGGIAGRASDERASIAQGYPGQETTGPAGVAMALRTIPVAIEQARLVERLSPQAWLVNFTNPAGLITQAVSDHSKARIVGICDTPTELFHNIAHALGEPADDVECDYVGLNHLGWVRGVRVRGEEVIDRLLDSDELLRKLYLAPLFDFDMIRTLRLIPTEYLFFYYERQRALDNQRKQGGSRGGEIQRLNDDLLAGLTSRLDAGDGDAAVDIYAAYLNQRSGSYMKLEAEGGSAFDQGVSLKGDPFRVATGYHRIAIDVMSGLTGAKPARIVVNTRNRGALPDLPDDDIVEIASDISLDSIVPRPIAPLPDAVNGLVRSVKAYERAAIASVLNDKRLEARKAMLIHPAIGQWTPSGDLLDALLGHANEDGECLCQGPVHRHG, encoded by the coding sequence GTGAATGAAGCCGCTGAAGCGCTTGGCGCGGCCGAGATGGTGTTGTACGACCCGGATCCTGCGCGACTGCGGATCATGGTCGACCTCGGCAAGGCGGTAGTCCGCCGCTTCGGCGGCGGCCTGCGGCTGCGTGGCGCGACATCGCTGGAAGACACCATCGAGGGCGCGGACTTCGTGCTCAACAGTGTACGCATCGGCGGTATTGCCGGCCGGGCCTCCGACGAACGCGCGTCGATTGCACAGGGCTATCCGGGTCAGGAGACGACCGGCCCCGCGGGCGTCGCGATGGCGTTGCGCACCATTCCCGTGGCTATCGAGCAGGCACGGCTGGTCGAACGCCTGAGCCCGCAAGCGTGGCTGGTCAATTTCACCAATCCCGCCGGGCTGATCACACAGGCAGTGAGCGACCACAGCAAGGCACGCATCGTTGGCATCTGCGACACGCCGACGGAGCTTTTCCACAACATCGCCCACGCGCTTGGCGAGCCGGCCGACGATGTCGAATGCGATTACGTCGGGCTCAACCACCTGGGTTGGGTGCGTGGCGTGCGGGTACGCGGCGAGGAGGTTATCGACCGGTTGCTCGACAGCGATGAGCTCTTGCGCAAGCTTTATCTGGCGCCGCTGTTCGACTTCGACATGATCCGCACCTTGCGGCTCATTCCGACCGAGTACCTGTTTTTCTATTACGAGCGGCAGCGTGCCCTCGACAACCAGCGCAAGCAGGGCGGCAGCCGTGGCGGCGAGATCCAGCGGCTCAACGACGATCTGCTGGCGGGCCTGACCTCACGCCTGGATGCCGGCGATGGCGACGCGGCCGTGGATATCTATGCCGCCTACCTCAACCAGCGCTCGGGCTCGTACATGAAGCTGGAAGCCGAGGGCGGTTCGGCCTTCGATCAGGGCGTGAGCCTGAAAGGCGATCCGTTCCGCGTGGCGACGGGCTACCACCGCATCGCGATCGACGTGATGAGTGGCCTGACCGGTGCGAAACCGGCGCGTATCGTGGTCAACACGCGCAACCGTGGCGCACTGCCGGACCTGCCGGACGACGATATCGTCGAGATCGCCTCAGACATCTCGCTGGATTCCATCGTGCCGCGGCCCATCGCGCCGTTGCCCGATGCGGTGAACGGCCTTGTGCGTTCGGTCAAGGCCTATGAGCGTGCCGCTATCGCGTCGGTACTGAACGACAAGCGGCTCGAAGCACGCAAGGCGATGCTGATCCATCCGGCGATCGGGCAGTGGACGCCATCGGGCGACTTGCTCGATGCCTTGCTGGGTCATGCGAACGAGGACGGCGAGTGCCTCTGCCAGGGGCCGGTGCACCGGCACGGGTGA
- a CDS encoding carbohydrate kinase family protein yields MAIPATLKSWDVAVVGEIFADHVFSGFPAWPGPGEEVIAENYLRELGGGAINTACALSRLGRRVRLVGLIGEADLDWFESRLGEFGVSMEGIRIGNDGTGITVSVSTVEDRSFFTYAGVNRALPELLASPEILADLAAARHVHFALPLPRDLAEILLPLLRQAGCTTSLDVGYSPAWLRDPVNRPSLRDVDLFLPNAKEAALLAGDEEPSSFEAWSVGAGIGRAVMKHGAGGAWIADERGLRRVPAPRIDAVDSTGAGDAFDAGVIDGLLDGESIDGCVERGCVCGALCTTAAGALQSLPHSPQLRTLREQTYGS; encoded by the coding sequence GTGGCCATTCCCGCAACCCTGAAGTCGTGGGACGTCGCCGTGGTGGGTGAAATCTTTGCCGACCATGTGTTCAGCGGCTTTCCTGCCTGGCCCGGTCCCGGCGAAGAAGTGATCGCCGAGAACTACCTGCGCGAGCTCGGTGGCGGCGCCATCAACACTGCCTGTGCCCTGTCGCGGTTAGGCCGTCGCGTACGTCTGGTCGGCCTGATCGGCGAGGCCGATCTCGACTGGTTCGAAAGCCGCCTGGGCGAGTTCGGCGTCAGCATGGAAGGTATCCGTATCGGCAACGACGGTACCGGCATCACGGTCAGCGTCTCCACTGTCGAGGACCGTTCGTTCTTCACCTATGCCGGCGTGAACCGCGCGCTGCCCGAACTGCTGGCCTCGCCGGAGATCCTCGCCGATCTCGCCGCTGCGCGTCATGTGCACTTCGCCTTGCCCCTGCCGCGCGATCTGGCCGAAATCCTGCTGCCCTTGCTGCGTCAGGCCGGGTGCACGACCTCGCTGGATGTCGGCTACAGCCCGGCCTGGCTCCGCGATCCCGTGAACCGGCCCAGTCTTCGCGACGTCGACCTGTTCCTTCCCAATGCGAAGGAAGCCGCCTTGCTCGCGGGGGACGAAGAGCCCTCGTCGTTCGAGGCCTGGTCGGTCGGCGCCGGCATCGGCCGTGCCGTGATGAAACACGGCGCCGGCGGCGCCTGGATTGCTGACGAGCGCGGTCTGCGCCGGGTACCGGCGCCGCGTATCGATGCCGTCGATTCCACCGGTGCCGGCGACGCGTTCGACGCGGGCGTCATCGATGGGCTGCTCGATGGCGAGTCCATCGACGGCTGTGTCGAGCGCGGCTGCGTCTGTGGCGCGCTGTGCACGACCGCGGCCGGTGCCCTTCAATCCCTTCCCCATTCCCCCCAATTGAGGACCCTTCGTGAGCAAACGTACGGATCGTAA
- a CDS encoding APC family permease produces MRATVIEAGAPSSPPRAIGFWGGLSANVLNMIGIGPFVTIPIALSALAGPSVLLGWIAGALLCLCDGMVWAELGSTIPESGGPYHYLREAYGREKAGRLFGFLYLWQTLLTAPLSIGSAAVGFAQYAGFLIPSLGDTGRALIAAGLCLLNTVVLYRKVGQIQRLSVFVSAIVVVACAWIVFSGITHFDMAVAGHFFQAHVDSSHGFWLGLGAVALIAVYDYGGYNNVCMLGGEVKRPRRTIPMAVLISIPLVAVLYLGLNLSILGVLPWEQAAHSKAVVADFMQAIHGRTGGTLAVLLILLASWGSALVVLLGYSRVPYAAAADGQFFPVFARLHPRGGFPTVSLVFVGVTSAAACFLSLEHLIATLMVTQILFQYIAQCFAVVALRKRRADADVFRMPLYPLPIVVSVIGWLYLVATAGTSSIVTAVGAVVAGTLLFLWQARRSRTWPFPQP; encoded by the coding sequence ATGCGCGCGACCGTCATCGAGGCGGGTGCGCCGTCGTCCCCGCCGCGCGCCATCGGCTTCTGGGGCGGACTCTCGGCCAACGTGCTGAACATGATCGGCATCGGGCCCTTCGTCACGATCCCTATCGCGCTCTCGGCGCTCGCCGGCCCCTCGGTATTGCTTGGCTGGATCGCCGGTGCGCTGTTGTGCCTGTGCGACGGCATGGTCTGGGCGGAACTCGGTTCCACGATTCCCGAATCCGGCGGACCGTACCACTACCTGCGCGAGGCGTACGGGCGCGAGAAGGCAGGGCGCCTGTTTGGTTTCCTCTACCTCTGGCAGACCTTGCTCACCGCACCACTGTCGATCGGTAGCGCCGCGGTTGGCTTTGCCCAGTACGCGGGCTTTCTGATTCCTTCACTCGGCGATACGGGCAGGGCGCTCATCGCCGCCGGCCTCTGCCTGCTCAACACCGTCGTGCTTTATCGCAAGGTGGGCCAGATCCAACGGCTTTCCGTGTTCGTCAGCGCGATCGTCGTGGTGGCCTGCGCCTGGATCGTCTTCAGCGGCATCACGCACTTCGACATGGCCGTGGCCGGCCACTTCTTCCAGGCACACGTCGACTCGTCGCACGGCTTCTGGCTCGGGCTGGGCGCGGTGGCCCTGATCGCGGTGTACGACTACGGCGGCTACAACAACGTCTGCATGCTGGGCGGCGAGGTGAAGCGGCCGCGACGCACGATTCCGATGGCGGTGCTGATCTCGATCCCGCTGGTGGCTGTGCTTTACCTCGGGCTCAATCTCAGCATCCTCGGCGTGCTCCCCTGGGAACAGGCGGCACATTCGAAGGCGGTCGTCGCGGATTTCATGCAAGCCATCCATGGCCGCACCGGCGGCACGCTGGCCGTGCTGCTGATCCTGCTCGCGAGCTGGGGTTCGGCGCTGGTTGTCCTGCTGGGCTACTCGCGTGTGCCCTACGCGGCGGCGGCCGATGGCCAGTTTTTCCCCGTGTTCGCCCGGCTGCATCCGCGGGGCGGCTTCCCCACCGTGTCCCTGGTGTTTGTCGGCGTGACATCGGCGGCGGCGTGCTTCCTCTCGCTGGAACACCTGATCGCGACCCTGATGGTCACCCAGATCCTCTTCCAGTACATCGCGCAATGCTTCGCCGTCGTCGCCTTGCGTAAACGACGCGCCGATGCGGACGTCTTTCGTATGCCGCTGTATCCGCTGCCGATCGTCGTCAGTGTGATCGGCTGGCTTTATCTGGTCGCTACGGCCGGCACGTCGTCGATCGTCACGGCCGTGGGCGCGGTCGTGGCAGGCACCCTTCTTTTCCTGTGGCAAGCACGGAGGTCCCGCACGTGGCCATTCCCGCAACCCTGA
- a CDS encoding beta-galactosidase has product MHRRSFLALSLLTPLAFAGRGWAASPAGIRVARVPDGRHHAFTFGKREFLLDGEAFRVHSGEMHPARIAKEHWRHRIRMARAMGLNTVAIYVMWNHHEREPGVFDFETGNRDVGAFMRLCAEEGMWVYLRPGPYICGEWTNGGLPAYLLRDPDTRLRTRDDPRYMAAVRRYFAALAERVAPLMASAGGPVLMVQIENEYSMFADDIGYLDVLRDIWREHGIDGPFSVSDGWKDLQRRKAYPAGTALGLDGADVADLLKGRGFAGESPVWVGEAYPGWLTHWGEPTFATKDYETTLRHIMRAGYSFNLYVVHGGTNFGLTAGSNAEDDGSQFQPVITSYDYAAPIDERGRPTEQYTRLRRVIEEVTRVTPAALPPAPPSASFAPVTPQAFASLWDNLPGAPATLPSPGPNEILFGLDQGLVVYRKRIDAGSVLRLENVRDYAVVHVDGQEVGSVSRVEHPSLNSQPEVRLPAAGGATPRALDILIDTFGHINFGPRIGDHKGLIGPASIDGVPLREVEAWAIPLEGDWIHGLRAIADESAPTRTATAPVGADSSVKASPPRGPMFFKTTLHIESPGDVYIDLSAWSKGYLWINGQLLGRYWNIGPQQRLFCPGPWIRAGDNELLVLDLHRKTPAMITAADSLHTSGNS; this is encoded by the coding sequence ATGCATCGACGAAGCTTCCTCGCGCTGTCGCTGCTCACCCCGCTGGCTTTTGCCGGTCGTGGGTGGGCGGCATCGCCCGCTGGCATACGCGTTGCGAGGGTGCCGGACGGCCGGCATCACGCCTTCACCTTCGGCAAGCGTGAGTTCCTGCTCGATGGTGAGGCGTTCCGCGTGCACAGCGGCGAGATGCATCCGGCCCGGATCGCGAAGGAGCACTGGCGGCATCGCATCCGCATGGCGCGGGCCATGGGGCTCAATACCGTGGCGATCTACGTGATGTGGAATCACCACGAGCGTGAGCCCGGGGTATTCGATTTCGAGACCGGCAACCGGGACGTCGGGGCCTTCATGCGCCTGTGTGCGGAAGAAGGGATGTGGGTTTATCTGCGTCCCGGCCCGTACATCTGCGGCGAATGGACCAACGGCGGACTGCCGGCGTATCTGCTGCGCGATCCGGATACGCGGCTGCGGACGCGTGACGATCCACGCTACATGGCGGCGGTACGACGTTATTTCGCTGCGCTGGCCGAGCGCGTCGCACCACTGATGGCCAGCGCCGGTGGCCCGGTGTTGATGGTGCAGATCGAAAACGAGTATTCGATGTTCGCCGACGACATTGGCTATCTCGATGTCCTGCGCGATATCTGGCGAGAGCACGGCATCGACGGACCGTTTTCGGTGTCGGATGGCTGGAAGGATTTGCAGCGCCGCAAGGCCTATCCCGCAGGCACCGCCTTGGGGCTCGACGGGGCCGATGTGGCCGATTTGTTGAAGGGCAGGGGATTTGCCGGCGAGTCTCCCGTGTGGGTGGGCGAAGCCTATCCCGGCTGGCTGACCCACTGGGGCGAGCCGACCTTCGCCACGAAGGACTACGAGACCACGTTGCGGCACATCATGCGTGCGGGGTATTCGTTCAACCTCTATGTCGTCCATGGCGGCACGAATTTCGGCCTGACGGCCGGGTCCAATGCGGAAGACGACGGCTCGCAGTTCCAGCCTGTCATTACCAGTTACGACTATGCTGCGCCGATCGATGAGCGTGGACGCCCGACGGAGCAGTACACGCGGCTGCGTCGTGTCATCGAAGAGGTTACGCGCGTCACGCCGGCTGCTCTTCCGCCAGCGCCGCCGTCAGCGAGCTTTGCACCGGTGACGCCCCAGGCCTTCGCGTCGTTGTGGGACAACCTGCCTGGAGCGCCGGCGACCCTGCCGTCGCCGGGTCCGAACGAGATCCTGTTCGGGCTGGACCAGGGGCTGGTGGTCTACCGCAAGCGCATCGACGCGGGTAGCGTGCTCAGACTGGAGAACGTACGCGATTACGCCGTGGTCCATGTCGATGGGCAGGAAGTCGGTTCGGTGTCGCGCGTGGAACATCCTTCGTTGAACTCGCAACCTGAGGTACGGCTGCCTGCGGCGGGGGGTGCTACGCCGCGGGCGCTGGATATCCTTATTGATACCTTTGGGCATATCAATTTCGGGCCGCGTATTGGTGATCATAAGGGGCTGATTGGCCCGGCATCGATTGATGGTGTGCCGTTGCGGGAAGTGGAGGCGTGGGCGATTCCGCTTGAAGGGGATTGGATTCATGGCCTTCGGGCCATCGCCGATGAATCGGCTCCTACAAGAACAGCTACCGCCCCTGTGGGAGCCGATTCATCGGTGAAAGCCAGTCCGCCTCGCGGCCCGATGTTCTTCAAGACAACCCTGCACATCGAATCCCCAGGCGATGTTTACATCGACCTCTCCGCCTGGTCCAAAGGCTACCTCTGGATAAACGGTCAACTGCTCGGTCGCTACTGGAACATCGGCCCCCAGCAGCGCCTGTTCTGCCCAGGTCCTTGGATACGTGCCGGCGATAACGAGTTGCTCGTGCTCGACCTCCACCGCAAGACGCCTGCCATGATCACCGCTGCAGATAGCCTGCACACCTCGGGGAACAGCTGA
- a CDS encoding TonB-dependent receptor has translation MGIDKGFNKKCLVAALCAVLGGTAFAQDAAPAVSSTSAKPPAKAAADSQSTPAKPDKAVQMKALSVVANRYDATNMRMDAINTVDVLSAADLQHTAVHNVAEALGLMSGVNVTTTGSGYFGGIDGAARGEGMFTSVRGLPSEYNVNLVNGSNVAQGMPYSRSVQLSLLPPSGLQTIVLNKTSTADMDGDAIGGTIDFRTPSAFDFKKDFSGSVTASGRVESRARDYGGSGLGSGLAAELQGKFGAEKQFGVYVSGYYDYRNIANSEIGAAESASNDGSWAFLHATADGQNAAGYDPAHNLTSLGTNVGIASGFERRYGGNISFDWNVDPTLKAYARMTYAYALTEQNTTYSQLLPQDVTYVPTATPGVYTPNIGRIANRFWYETNPERADLATIQLGADKTAGGWTISPNVFWSIGRNDRPNHVEIDGREDKYSQDNFAYNQSSLMSYGGHGFPYPQLTPGLLNSVNNLQNMYANDYGEVTDIRSGQKRGGAKLDLRYDFENGPLQSIKFGVKYSDSSREFTDRDYSTAGINDGTTTLNDLGIIKGYYNQIFPGKFDWTTPQISRSAVAGLIADHLQPGDLDTCSQLDYNNFNCDTMRGTEAVTAAYAMATFQSGPWEVIPGVRFEHTSIRNTFWTTPQDADGNEIPGYFSNNHTIYNEPLGSLFINFRPDGNIVYRGAIWQSYTRPAFVQLGGGSQINVSDGVTTITTGNPNLKPIKATNVDLGAEWTTENGGYVSLSSYYKKLRNYIYDSGGGQADPNTSGVGTVLTKTPTNGGDGRVVGLEATYRQKFQNLPEPFDGLGFSVNATRQNSKVDLGRDGFENERLQSAPQRMANAELFYEKYGFSANLSYHYTGSYLSTYDFLNQGSPWDDLWIRPIRRVDLHLGYAMSNGLQFDLQVSNLTKQYSYWSHIGRNSLANSDIVDAGRTTLLTVKYNF, from the coding sequence GTGGGTATCGATAAGGGTTTCAACAAGAAGTGTCTGGTCGCGGCCTTGTGCGCCGTGCTCGGGGGAACGGCGTTCGCGCAGGACGCGGCGCCGGCAGTGTCTTCGACGTCGGCCAAACCGCCCGCGAAAGCCGCGGCGGACAGCCAGTCGACACCGGCCAAGCCGGACAAGGCTGTACAGATGAAGGCTTTGAGCGTCGTGGCCAATCGCTACGACGCGACGAACATGCGGATGGACGCGATCAACACCGTTGACGTGCTGTCCGCGGCGGATCTTCAGCACACCGCGGTGCATAACGTCGCCGAGGCGCTGGGCTTGATGTCGGGCGTGAACGTGACGACGACAGGCTCGGGCTATTTCGGCGGCATCGATGGCGCGGCACGTGGCGAGGGCATGTTCACGTCCGTTCGCGGCCTGCCGTCCGAGTACAACGTCAACCTGGTCAACGGCAGCAACGTAGCCCAGGGCATGCCGTACAGCCGTAGCGTGCAGCTCAGCCTGCTGCCGCCGTCGGGTTTGCAGACCATCGTGCTCAACAAGACCTCGACCGCCGACATGGACGGCGATGCGATCGGTGGCACGATCGATTTCCGCACGCCGAGCGCCTTCGACTTCAAGAAGGATTTCAGCGGTAGCGTGACCGCGAGCGGGCGTGTCGAGAGCCGCGCGCGCGACTACGGCGGCAGCGGACTCGGTAGTGGCCTCGCCGCCGAGCTGCAGGGCAAGTTCGGTGCGGAGAAGCAGTTCGGCGTCTACGTGAGCGGCTATTACGACTACCGCAACATCGCCAATAGCGAGATCGGAGCGGCGGAAAGTGCATCGAACGACGGCTCCTGGGCCTTCCTGCATGCCACGGCCGATGGCCAGAACGCGGCGGGTTACGATCCGGCGCACAACCTGACCAGCCTCGGCACGAACGTAGGTATCGCATCCGGCTTCGAGCGTCGCTACGGGGGCAACATCTCGTTCGACTGGAACGTGGATCCCACGCTGAAAGCGTACGCGCGCATGACCTACGCCTATGCGCTCACCGAGCAGAACACGACGTACAGCCAGCTGCTTCCGCAGGATGTCACGTACGTTCCGACGGCCACGCCCGGTGTCTACACGCCGAACATCGGTCGCATTGCCAACCGCTTCTGGTACGAAACCAACCCGGAGCGCGCCGACCTGGCGACGATCCAGCTGGGTGCCGACAAGACGGCGGGCGGCTGGACCATCTCGCCCAATGTGTTCTGGAGCATTGGCCGCAACGATCGCCCGAACCACGTCGAGATCGACGGTCGCGAGGACAAGTACTCGCAGGACAATTTCGCCTACAACCAGAGCTCGCTGATGAGCTACGGTGGCCACGGCTTCCCGTACCCCCAGCTGACCCCGGGCCTGTTGAACTCGGTCAACAACCTGCAGAACATGTACGCCAACGACTATGGCGAGGTGACCGATATCCGCTCGGGCCAGAAGCGCGGCGGCGCCAAGCTCGATCTTCGCTATGACTTCGAAAACGGTCCGCTGCAGTCGATCAAGTTCGGCGTGAAGTACAGCGACAGCTCGCGCGAGTTCACCGATCGCGACTACTCGACCGCCGGCATCAACGACGGCACGACCACCTTGAACGACCTCGGGATCATCAAGGGCTATTACAACCAGATCTTCCCGGGCAAGTTCGACTGGACGACCCCGCAGATCAGCCGCTCGGCGGTGGCTGGCCTGATCGCCGATCACCTGCAGCCGGGTGACCTGGATACCTGTAGCCAGCTCGACTACAACAACTTCAATTGCGACACGATGCGCGGCACCGAGGCCGTCACCGCGGCCTATGCCATGGCGACGTTCCAGAGCGGTCCGTGGGAGGTCATTCCCGGCGTGCGTTTCGAACACACCTCGATCCGCAATACGTTCTGGACGACGCCGCAGGACGCCGACGGTAACGAGATCCCGGGGTACTTCTCCAATAACCACACCATCTACAACGAACCGCTGGGCAGCCTGTTCATCAACTTCCGCCCCGATGGCAACATCGTCTATCGCGGTGCGATCTGGCAGAGCTACACCCGTCCCGCGTTCGTGCAGCTTGGCGGCGGCTCGCAGATCAACGTGTCCGATGGCGTGACCACGATCACCACCGGCAACCCCAACCTGAAGCCGATCAAGGCCACCAACGTGGACCTCGGCGCGGAGTGGACGACCGAGAACGGCGGCTACGTCTCGCTGTCCAGCTACTACAAGAAGCTGCGTAACTACATCTACGACAGCGGTGGTGGCCAGGCCGACCCCAACACCTCGGGCGTGGGTACCGTGCTCACGAAGACGCCGACCAATGGCGGCGATGGGCGCGTGGTGGGTCTGGAGGCGACGTATCGGCAGAAGTTCCAGAACCTGCCCGAGCCGTTCGACGGACTGGGTTTCAGCGTCAACGCCACGCGGCAGAACTCGAAGGTGGACCTCGGGCGTGACGGCTTCGAGAACGAGCGCCTGCAGTCGGCACCGCAACGCATGGCCAATGCCGAGTTGTTCTACGAGAAGTACGGGTTCTCGGCCAACCTCAGCTACCACTACACCGGCTCCTACCTGTCGACGTACGACTTCCTCAACCAGGGCAGCCCGTGGGATGACCTGTGGATCCGCCCGATTCGCCGGGTCGACCTCCATCTGGGCTATGCGATGTCCAACGGCCTGCAGTTCGACCTGCAGGTCAGCAACCTCACCAAGCAGTATTCGTATTGGTCGCACATCGGCAGGAACAGCCTGGCCAATTCGGATATCGTCGATGCGGGCAGAACCACCCTGCTGACCGTGAAGTACAACTTCTGA